One Aegilops tauschii subsp. strangulata cultivar AL8/78 chromosome 7, Aet v6.0, whole genome shotgun sequence genomic window carries:
- the LOC109735848 gene encoding uncharacterized protein, translating to MMLDKGSLDLVLVPCGLVIMFGYHLILLYRILRHPAATVIGYENHNKLAWVRRMSQAAPEETGLALSVISSSIAASTNLASLSIALGSLIGAWVSSTSKVFMTELVYGDNSQATAAVKYISLLVCFLVSFTCFIHSARYYVQASFLVTTLDSDVPASYMQHAVIRGGNFWSMGLRALYFATTLLMWIFGPIPMFVCSVFMVFILHMLDSNSLPLHQYQFTVRKRPDQGALASILATSQPSPRNAIINNPILSPVTFFS from the exons ATGATGCTCGACAAGGGCTCCCTGGACCTGGTGCTGGTGCCGTGCGGCCTGGTCATCATGTTCGGCTACCACCTCATCCTCCTCTACCGGATCCTCCGGCATCCGGCCGCCACCGTCATCGGCTACGAGAATCACAACAAGCTGGCGTGGGTCCGTCGCATGTCCCAG GCGGCTCCGGAGGAGACCGGGCTGGCGCTGAGCGTGATCTCCAGCAGTATCGCGGCGTCGACGAACCTGGCCTCGCTGTCCATCGCGCTGGGCTCGCTCATCGGCGCCTGGGTCAGCAGCACAAGCAAGGTGTTCATGACGGAGCTCGTCTACGGCGACAACAGCCAGGCGACGGCGGCGGTCAAGTACATCTCCCTCCTCGTCTGCTTTCTGGTGTCCTTCACTTGCTTCATCCACTCCGCGAG GTACTATGTCCAAGCCAGCTTCCTGGTGACCACGCTGGACTCGGACGTCCCGGCGAGCTACATGCAGCATGCGGTGATCCGGGGCGGCAACTTCTGGTCCATGGGGCTCCGAGCACTCTACTTCGCAACGACGCTGCTGATGTGGATATTCGGGCCGATACCGATGTTTGTCTGCTCAGTGTTCATGGTGTTCATCCTACACATGCTGGACAGCAACTCCCTGCCCCTGCACCAGTACCAGTTCACAGTCAGGAAACGGCCTGATCAGGGGGCTCTGGCTTCTATTCTAGCTACAAGCCAACCAAGTCCTCGAAATGCGATTATCAACAACCCGATATTATCGCCTGTAACATTCTTCAGTTGA